From Pseudobacteroides sp., the proteins below share one genomic window:
- a CDS encoding adaptor protein MecA, with amino-acid sequence MKIEKINDNKIKVTISKDDLDERNIDLSSLNYNSPATQELFWDMMEQAEIEYGFNSSDSQLCIEAIPDPREGFIITITKIDEENDFESIQKYIKNRFKKSDLRAKRKNKKIWSSVLIYSFSTFEDLLALANKISSIYSGESTLYRYKNFYYLVLTRYSFGNTDTKTVEAVLSEFGRKITNSAFYEGYLSEYGTKIVEYNAFETIQSYF; translated from the coding sequence ATGAAGATAGAAAAAATAAATGATAATAAAATCAAGGTCACAATATCAAAAGATGATTTGGATGAGAGAAACATTGATTTATCATCTCTAAATTATAATTCCCCTGCTACGCAGGAGTTATTCTGGGATATGATGGAGCAGGCTGAGATTGAATACGGTTTTAATTCCTCCGATTCCCAGCTCTGTATTGAAGCGATTCCCGATCCTAGAGAAGGGTTTATTATAACCATAACAAAGATTGATGAAGAAAATGATTTTGAATCCATTCAGAAATACATTAAAAACAGATTTAAAAAATCTGATTTAAGAGCTAAAAGGAAAAACAAGAAGATATGGTCTTCGGTTTTAATATACTCATTCAGCACATTTGAGGATTTGCTTGCACTTGCAAACAAAATAAGTTCCATATATTCAGGTGAAAGTACCCTGTACAGATATAAGAATTTCTATTACCTGGTACTTACAAGATACAGCTTTGGAAATACCGATACCAAAACAGTGGAAGCTGTTCTAAGCGAGTTTGGACGAAAAATAACAAATTCAGCTTTTTACGAAGGATACCTTAGTGAGTATGGTACCAAAATAGTAGAATACAATGCCTTTGAAACGATACAATCCTATTTCTGA